One Hoplias malabaricus isolate fHopMal1 chromosome 12, fHopMal1.hap1, whole genome shotgun sequence genomic window, ACGGCAGACATCACCGCATGGAGGAGTTCGCCAGAGGAAACGTGCCGTCCAGTGAACTCCAGATTTACACCTGGTAATGACACGCTACTATTAAAGTAGTGCATGGAGCCTGAAAGGGTTTCCCGACTTAATAAATTCTTAGTAAAACTTAATGGTCTCTTcagttaataaattaatttcctCAGTATaatgtctttttgtttttttaattgcacATATAGGAAAttagtgtatttttatatttttgcctcTTTCTGAAGTTTATCATTGCACAGTTCATTGCTCTTGCATCTATAGTTGGCTTTTTTTCGTGATCCAATTGTGTTTTGCATTTTAGTCCATTTGTAGTAAAGTACTAACTGTATTCATGTCTAGGCAATGTGCAGTTTTTTTACTATGCTCTGTATatcttatatatttaatatcctTATGTGAGTTTCTACTGTGTTGTTTTGCTTGCTGCTAAATTGAGTCACTAATGGCATCCTCCAGTGGAGTTGTTTGGTCCTTTGTTAAATAATGTGATGATGGGGAAGTTAAatcctttaaatatttttttttattttagatttttttttgacGTGGCATCCAtatgtgctgtttttttgtgtaacaGGATGGACGCCACCCTGAGAGAACTGACCAGTCTGGTTAAGGAGGTTTATCCTGAGGCTCGAAAAAAAGGCACACACTTTGGCTTTGCTATTGTGTATCCAGACCCTAAATGGCAAGGCTACAGGTAAAACAGAGGCTCCCTGTCCACACACATTTACtttggctctttttttttttttttttttttttaaataacacttAACATTTAACTCATGGCCTCACATATGCTTAGTTCATGTAAGGTATGCAAACCTTATGAAACTTTAAAATCATTGATTATCTTGCTAGTGGCACCTTTTCAAGGGTGGGATAAATTGGGCTGCAAGTAAATATTTTAGTGCTTTAGATCTGAGCAAGTTTGACAAGGGCTAGATTGTGATGGCTAGATGCCTGGATCAAAGACagtggcctacatcataaaatgtcggtttatttatacgtaaactCCAAAAatccctccgttccttttcaagaaaatgatctgtgaccctgtcgtaccaacaaggcgtcttttccaggcagcacccgctggacagaaactgcgatagaagtcagaaagagtgatggaagtcagtctccaaacacaagcagctacaaaaaacccaccagaaatagaagctcgatttgtcactagtcgtttttaacaaagaaaatgccactaagaggtttaagaaagtctccggttcaactcagaacagaatggtcttggtctttacaccaaaggatcgctgattcactcatttcgctgtcaatcaaaaagggattcagcctcagacagatcatccaatcattatgcagaagctgagtgtccaggccagcccactgccccatagacccccagagacgctgagcgtctgatgggcgggacaaagcccagcatttatccaatgactcgtcttgtttcgctgcactttgctgcttcgctatctacactgttttaaagcactgtgaaactgcgggaataattgagaggaaagccgcgtctttaccagtgataggaagctgattctgaacaaaagttgagcgcgttgtagtgcatatttattcactgacatgtacacacaacagtatatatttgatcgcttattttttgacattttaggggaagctgagcttcaaTTGCAGTCTtggagcaatcgcctctgatcaAAGATATTACAAATACTACCTAAAACTCTAATGGTAAATGGTCGGCTTTGTGGTGCTCAAAGGGAGCAAAAGCTAAGTCATCTGGGTTCAATCATATAGAAGAGTGTTACAAATTTACAGTGGAGAGTTAATGCTGACTTTCATTGAAATTTAGAACACGACGCATTGAAGCTTACTATGCATGAGGCTCCATAGCCAAAAACAGTCACAATGTCCCTGCTGACTCAAAATAACTACATTGGTAACATGAGCATCAGAATTGAATCATGGAGCAATGAATGACAACAAGAGGGGTATAATACAAAGCAGGACCCCCCCCCTTAGGTTTAGCCAGATAAATCCAGCCCAATAAGAAAATATCACTTCTGAACAATGGAGAAAGAAACACTTTGTACCTGGCGTTCTTGTGTATGTCACATACAACCAACAAAACATTTACCAATCACAACCCTTACTGGCAACGGTTTTCCCTAATGGCGGTCGTCACACCCAGCAGGATAATACACCCTACACATCAAACTATTGCTGTACAGTTTTTGTGGAACATGAGTTTAGTGTGTTGATTTGGTGCAATTCTCCATATATAAGTTTGATTGAGCATCTGCTGGAACAATAATTTTAATCTGTGGAGGCAACACATTTAAGTACAGGACGTATAGGCCTGGGTACCCAAACAGGTCATCTACAAACTGTCTGTTTTGGCAGAACAGGTGAGCATGCGAATCTTGATGGCAACCAGTTTATGTAAAAGCCAAGGAAATCAGGTGAAAGAATGTCTTGTTCTACACACAGGCAATGTctgcaaataaacacacactgatcatcTCCTTTTGTTGTTTTAGAGTTAAAGAAATTGGAAACACTATTTCTGGTCATAAGGGTGCAGATGACTCCATGACCCTGCAATCTCAGCGCTTTCAGATTGGAGACTATCTTGACATCGCCATCACTCCTCCTAACCGTGCTCATCCTCCGCCAGGCCGTATGAGACCCTACTGACGGTGCCCAATGTAGAACCCTGGTTCCTGTGTGATATCGTATGACTGCATTTTgcttttgaggttttttttaacagctttttttttaaaaaacaaaaacaaattccaAATACATTGTTTTGAGTTCTCATGACTAATTCCCACCATGTACAATTATtagcaaataaatgttttccaTAATAATTGTCTTGTGGTTTATCTAGCTATAGATGCCTGTACAGTATTCTTGATTCAAGGACACTGATCTTACAATGGAGTCCTAGCTACATTTAGGTTTAAACCTCATGACATGTTAATGGTTCAAACATCTTGGCAAATTTGTAGAAAGTTTATTGAAATCTAAAATTCAGTATATACAAAAATGTCTTTGTTCCTATAATGCAGTAGTAAAGTTACACAGGCATcttattattttctattcagTTTTAGCTTATTAGTTTCTTTGTGCTTTAAGTCTTGAAGGTGTTTCCCTTTCAGTTTTTGGAATCCGTTTGTTTCTCAAACTTGGTACATActtgaagctgtattttaagcACTACTTAAATGTGAATGGGAAAACACTTTATGAAGTCATGGATTATGCTTCTAATGTTTGCCAGACAAAACCAGTAATAAACAAATTACAGTTTGTACACAAGTAGCATTACATTTgatctttattaaaaaatatgcaCAGATTTAGACCGAAGATAACAGTATTGTTAAAAAGTCTTACTTtcatgtttttgtcatgactTTGAAAGTTGCATTTCTCCCAAAACCCTGCAGGTTCtccaacatttttaactcaacAAGAGACAGGATATACATTGGAGCCTGAGGCCCAACTTCCAATATTTTCCTCAGATCCTCCATATGAAACACTTCACAGTTAGGGTCACCATCTGTCACACAGGTCAACATTgaacatatttatgttttttttaacacactAGAATAATAACACTTCAGGAGAGAATGGTTAGTAGAGGTTAAATGTTAATGGGAATTGTGTTGTGCAGGCTGAGTTTTCACTAACCTCTGTATCGATCTTCCACAGTGAGGTTGATTTTATCGATTGCATGGTTCAGACTGGTAAGTGGGATCTGTTTCATGTAAGAAGCCAGTCCATTAAACTCTTTCTGTGACACGTGAGCGAGAACCTTTGCtctgttcaaaaaaaaaaaaaaagacaaaaccaCTAATATTTTACATGCATATGCATAGACAAGGTGAGTCAAAAGTAGCAGGACacatttctttgatatgctacatgactaTCTTACCCTTGGAAAGAACTTTGTTGATCCAATATGGCAACTTTCAAGGTGACAGCCATATTCCAGCTTAAAAATACACCCCCTCCCCATTgcttgctggggtattcagataaaatGGTGTCCTGTGACTCAACATGTACGTATATTGGGTGAACACTTATGCACATATATTAACACCTCCGTCCCATGCGATTTCAGAACAgttctgtaaatgtgaattacactctgcagctgtagcaTGTACCTAAGAGCAAACCTACCAAATGTTACCTACTGGTCCTAAGCTATTTTCAAATATGAAACCTGGAAATGGTCCATAAAATCAAGCCCATTCGCTTTCATGATTTGCTCTTTCACACAGTGTACAGATGGAGAGGTTTTCTGTCAGATAAATTCTCACACCtggaaaatgtgtgtgatttaggGATGGGGCGGAATCTTTGTAGCGTGTGCAGGAGACACAACATGAATTCATTGTGAATCCTCCATAACATGACAGGCTCTAATTATACATGGGCTCAGGCATACATTTCCCAGACTTTGTACTAAAGGGTTGACAGGATGAAATCCAGGTAATGTTCAGTACAACTGTTAAAATAAATTTGTCAGCTGAAGCAGTTCTGCAGAATGAATGGATACAGCGAGACTATTATTGAATGAAAATGAAGACCAAGTTCAGTGTGACAGACATGTCTTACCTATTCTCCTTCCCTGGTGCCGAAGTCTGCATACTAGCTTTCAAGTTCTGCTGTATTGATGTAGTAGAGGGTGTTTTACAATTACCTTGAGAAACAAGCtgaagaaataaatacattcattaatcagcatgtgtgcatgcatgtttaAAGTAGTTCacaacaaattaatttaatacacataaatacacactaaCAAATGTTTGAACTTGTATAAGATTAACATCTATTAATTGTTATATAATcattgtatataaatatatccatGTAGGAAATTGGGAagtattttgcatttttttgacATGGTCAGTGCCAAGGCAGCTAAAACCTGGGAGTAATTTCTTTGCTAAATCAAATTGTGCAATAATCTCATATCTAAATCTGCTCCTTGTGTCAGAATAGAAATGGTAACATCTTACTTTAAGGATATCCTGTGTGATGGAACTCATGTCTGGCATCTCTGGTGTTCGTGGCTCTTCTTGGAAGTCCATCCGGACACGGGGAGTGGCTAGACACCAGTCCTCTGTCTGGTCATCGTTGTTTTGCAGCACAGGGGGTGGAGGCTCAGTAATTCCAGAACGATTACCTCCCCACATCTACATTCCATGAAGATAATCATGGTATGAactcaatatttttatttatttttttttaaatataggttTGCTTACGTAGACTGTAACTACTTACACATGGTAAAGAGCGACCAAAAATAGACTGTAGTTTTGGCATTTCAGGAGTGGCTTCTTTATTCTCATAAAAGCTGGCTGGTATATCAGATGATGAGTCTGTAACTGGTGGGCATACTGAAGTACTGGACACACTATTAGGTGACCTGGCAAAACCATCTTGCTTCGTCTCCTGTGAAAGGTACATTTAATCAGATGCAGCATCATAGTCATCATGATGAGAGAACACTTGTAGATCTATAAACACAGATGAAGTCATCACACAAAATTAACACTCACTTTACACATTGTTTATGCTGTGCTCATTGTCCAATCCTATATACTACACTCTTACTCCATACTACTGAGTCAttgaattttaaaatgtggGTGACACATACCTTTCTTGCACTTATGAGCTTGCTGATGAAAGGTGTCTCAAACTTTGGAAGCTCAGGTGTCATTGCTGTATTACTGAGGCAAGGAGGAGAGTGAGGATTGCTTGGCAGAGCAGAGGGTGGAACCAAAGGTTTATTGATCTTAAGATCTAGAGTACAAAAGGCAGGCAATTCGGGGGATTCCATACTCTCTGCTCAACCAAACAACAAAAGAAGAAACATAGTAAATGGAACAATATAAGTTAGGAAAATGTttattgaaattaaaatgaatattttcttaatgtataaaaacatacattatatCACGAGATCAGtcaaaacatgattaaaatgaaattttttaaaacattcccAAATTCAGTTTTGCCCACTAGAGGGTGACCTGCGCAGGTACAGATCTGCAAAATTGCATCAAGCTGAAGGAGCAAATACTATtgcaaatatattacattaaaataattatgaaatatatgtatttaaaatgaccatTACAAGTACAATATCTATGGAAGAATTCAAATGAATTACAAAATTGTAACAGCTGTCATATCTCTATGCAATTTAAAAGGCAATGTTACATATTTATCAAATaggctttctctcactctgctcTCGACAGAGctaaggcatctggagttttgtgggtttttttagataacagagagagaaaggaggatattgctctattcctgctctatagATGGGTAAAATTAAACTGGCTGTTTtgtattacttaaggtggaatgtcccctttaatagGTCAGTAAACACCAGAAATTAGGTATTTCAGTTACAGCTGGGTAATAGAAAAAAATACTGATTCCTGTTCAGCTGAAATAAAGACATTAACATGTGTGgtgtattttttcatttatttattcttattcttTATTCTTATCCTGTCATTTATTTCTTACCATCAGTAAACTTCTCTTGAGGTTCACAAGCTGGTGGAGTAGAAAGGTTCCGAGGTGATGTCTGAGAAGTGTCTTCTGTTGCACTTTTAAAAAGGCAAAATCAATATTTTACTACTACAGCTCACAACAACTAGTACTAAATGAGTACTAGTACTCATTgtcataaacatattttattagGCTACTGTGACAGTGGCCATGAACTGCTGGGCTCTGATCCTATCAGGGGCTTGGGACAGCAGCCATATTTACATCACTCTGCCCCTTGTACAGCTGGGACATTGTTTGAGCTCTGTTTGGGGTGTTAAAAAACATATGTGCACTTTGTAAATGTTACgtgttataattatatatatgttatgTTATATAATGTATCTATATGTGGAGTTGAGGTTGGTGTATGGCAAGTTGCGTTGTTAGGGTGTAATAAAGAGCACCATTAATCAATTATGTCTGTCCCTCACAACTTCTTTGATGCCCATTattctgttgctgtgcatatACCTGCAATGCTGCCTGTCCCTTGGTGGTTTCTTTCGGAACAAGTCCATGGTGAAATCATTATTTAAGCACATTGTGTGCTCTGTGATGCCAAAGTCTTCCAGTCTAGGAGTAGGAGCATTCTCGTCCATAACAAGAGAGCACCTGGGGGTCTTTGGCTGGGAGGGATCCATGGAGATGAGATATGGTGGTGGGGACAGAGCCACAGCTGGGAGAGGGGCTGATTGATGAGAAGGTTCTGCATTGCCAAGAACCAACTGCAGGTGGAGTGCAGATAGGCCAAAATCAGCAAGCTGCGGAGTACGCATTTCGTCAACAGCTGGAAGAGGCATCTTCTCAGGTGTTTCAGGTTCCTGAGATAATTCTTCAATCTCCTCCTCTCCATCTCCTACGACCTCCTGAGCTGGCCGTCTCCCCGTCTGTTCCTCTAAAACCAGCCTGGCTTCTGCTTCAGCCTGACCACTCACCTCTAGAAATCAAGGTAAACCATAAAACACAAAAGGACACAGTAAGAACTGATGAAGAGGccaagaaagaaataaaaaaaattaatacatttacacaaaGTATCCATTTTGTGCATGTTTTGTAAAGATTATGAACTAAAATTAAAGCAAATACTAAAACTGTACCTGAAATATTCTGTAAGGCATTTCGTGGTATGTACCCATATTTTTCATAGTGTCTCCTAATTCTTTCTACATCTTCTGTAGTCCTCTGTTTTAGTACCATGCAAGCTTTAATAAAGCTCCTCAGCTCAACACTCCCACCCTCTTGAGAAGTCACCTGGCCTTGAATTTGCTTCTGCAAACATGGAAAACTGTAAGGTTATGACAGAAACGGCAGATACATGATTAATTTCAGTTTCTAAAATGGTCAACTTGGAGGACTCCATTAAGCTCTTTGATTAGAGTAAAATGACCAAAATAGTCCCCAGTCACTTACCTTAAGTCCTCTGACCTCGGAGTGTAGTTCATGAAGTGCTCGGAGTGCTGCACACTCCATGTAGTCtaaacaaagtttaaaaaaaaaaaaaagtagataaATGGCAATGAATAATGCAAAATATGCATGAAAGACATGTGAGGGATCCTCACCCATTTATCTGTatcatgtttgtaaacagagcccTGTTCCACTCAAATGTATCAGTCAGTAGAGGCTTGGACTGTGTTCCAAATAGTGCAATACTCCTATATGGTGCACTTCCCAAATATGACATCTAAAACAACTTCTAcaagaatcagaatcagaatacTTTCttgatcccagggggaaattgcaattattacagtagcaaccagttgtaaaagaataaacactctaacaaaaaatttaacacaaaaggaaatttacaatatgtacacatctataataataaatacagatatactgtatacagcagtaagagtattgcacatttgagttgttacactcataattaaaaaaatttgttctattgttattactgtac contains:
- the sap18 gene encoding histone deacetylase complex subunit SAP18 — translated: MAVESRVTQEEIKKEPEKPVDREKTCPLLLRVFTTNNGRHHRMEEFARGNVPSSELQIYTWMDATLRELTSLVKEVYPEARKKGTHFGFAIVYPDPKWQGYRVKEIGNTISGHKGADDSMTLQSQRFQIGDYLDIAITPPNRAHPPPGRMRPY
- the ska3 gene encoding spindle and kinetochore-associated protein 3, encoding MDSSARFFAKLRRLSLRLETESAALELRAGQKPSEEDDYMECAALRALHELHSEVRGLKKQIQGQVTSQEGGSVELRSFIKACMVLKQRTTEDVERIRRHYEKYGYIPRNALQNISEVSGQAEAEARLVLEEQTGRRPAQEVVGDGEEEIEELSQEPETPEKMPLPAVDEMRTPQLADFGLSALHLQLVLGNAEPSHQSAPLPAVALSPPPYLISMDPSQPKTPRCSLVMDENAPTPRLEDFGITEHTMCLNNDFTMDLFRKKPPRDRQHCSATEDTSQTSPRNLSTPPACEPQEKFTDESMESPELPAFCTLDLKINKPLVPPSALPSNPHSPPCLSNTAMTPELPKFETPFISKLISARKETKQDGFARSPNSVSSTSVCPPVTDSSSDIPASFYENKEATPEMPKLQSIFGRSLPCMWGGNRSGITEPPPPVLQNNDDQTEDWCLATPRVRMDFQEEPRTPEMPDMSSITQDILKLVSQGNCKTPSTTSIQQNLKASMQTSAPGKENRAKVLAHVSQKEFNGLASYMKQIPLTSLNHAIDKINLTVEDRYRDGDPNCEVFHMEDLRKILEVGPQAPMYILSLVELKMLENLQGFGRNATFKVMTKT